The Enterobacter kobei genome has a segment encoding these proteins:
- the lysS gene encoding lysine--tRNA ligase, which translates to MSEQQAQGADAVVDLNNELKTRREKLAALREQGVPFPNDFRRDHTSDQLHADFDGKENEELEALNIEVAVAGRMMTRRIMGKASFVTLQDVGGRIQLYVSRDDLPEGIYNEQFKKWDLGDILGAKGKLFKTKTGELSIHCTELRLLTKALRPLPDKFHGLQDQEARYRQRYLDLISNDESRKTFKIRSQIMAGIRQFMVNRDFMEVETPMMQVIPGGASARPFITHHNALDLDMYLRIAPELYLKRLVVGGFDRVFEINRNFRNEGISVRHNPEFTMMELYMAYADYKDLIELTESLFRTLAQDILGTTQVPYGEEVFDFGKPFEKLTMREAIKKYRPETNMADLDNFDSAKAIAESIGIKVEKSWGLGRIVTEIFEEVAEAHLIQPTFITEYPAEVSPLARRNDENPEITDRFEFFIGGREIGNGFSELNDAEDQAQRFQDQVDAKAAGDDEAMFFDEDYVTALEHGLPPTAGLGIGIDRMVMLFTNSHTIRDVILFPAMRPVK; encoded by the coding sequence ATGTCTGAACAACAAGCACAGGGCGCTGACGCGGTAGTCGATCTTAACAACGAACTGAAAACCCGCCGCGAGAAGCTGGCAGCGCTGCGTGAGCAGGGCGTGCCGTTCCCGAACGATTTTCGTCGTGACCACACCTCAGACCAACTGCACGCTGACTTCGACGGTAAAGAGAACGAAGAGCTGGAAGCGCTGAACATCGAAGTGGCCGTTGCTGGCCGTATGATGACCCGTCGTATTATGGGTAAAGCCTCCTTCGTGACTTTGCAGGACGTGGGTGGCCGTATTCAGCTGTATGTTTCCCGTGACGATCTGCCGGAAGGCATCTACAACGAGCAGTTCAAGAAGTGGGATCTGGGCGATATCCTTGGCGCGAAAGGTAAACTGTTCAAAACCAAAACCGGTGAACTGTCTATCCACTGTACCGAGCTGCGTCTGCTGACCAAAGCGCTGCGTCCGCTGCCGGACAAATTCCACGGCCTGCAGGATCAGGAAGCGCGCTATCGTCAGCGTTATCTGGATCTCATCTCTAACGATGAATCCCGCAAGACCTTCAAAATTCGCTCCCAGATCATGGCCGGTATTCGCCAGTTCATGGTGAACCGCGACTTTATGGAAGTGGAAACCCCGATGATGCAGGTGATTCCAGGCGGTGCGTCTGCCCGTCCATTCATCACCCATCATAACGCCCTGGACCTGGACATGTACCTGCGTATCGCGCCGGAACTGTACCTGAAGCGTCTGGTGGTAGGTGGCTTTGATCGCGTATTCGAGATCAACCGTAACTTCCGTAACGAAGGTATCTCCGTTCGTCATAACCCAGAGTTCACCATGATGGAACTCTATATGGCGTATGCAGATTATAAAGATCTGATCGAGCTGACCGAATCCCTGTTCCGTACCCTGGCGCAGGACATTCTGGGCACCACCCAGGTCCCTTACGGTGAAGAAGTGTTCGACTTCGGCAAGCCGTTCGAAAAACTGACCATGCGCGAAGCAATCAAGAAATACCGTCCTGAAACCAACATGGCGGATCTGGATAACTTCGACTCTGCGAAAGCGATCGCGGAAAGCATCGGTATCAAGGTAGAGAAGAGCTGGGGTCTGGGCCGTATCGTGACCGAGATCTTCGAAGAAGTGGCCGAAGCGCACCTGATTCAGCCGACCTTCATCACCGAATACCCTGCTGAAGTGTCTCCGCTGGCGCGTCGTAATGACGAGAACCCGGAAATCACTGACCGTTTCGAATTCTTCATCGGCGGCCGTGAAATCGGCAACGGCTTTAGCGAGCTGAACGATGCGGAAGATCAGGCGCAGCGCTTCCAGGATCAGGTTGATGCGAAAGCAGCGGGCGATGACGAAGCGATGTTCTTCGACGAAGACTACGTGACCGCGCTGGAGCACGGCCTGCCACCAACGGCGGGTCTGGGTATTGGTATCGACCGTATGGTCATGCTGTTCACCAACAGCCACACCATCCGTGACGTGATCCTGTTCCCGGCGATGCGTCCGGTGAAATAA
- the prfB gene encoding peptide chain release factor 2 (programmed frameshift), translating into MFEINPVKNRIQDLTERSDVLRGYLDYDAKKERLEEVNAELEQPDVWNEPERAQALGKERSSLEAIVDTLDQMAQGLEDVSGLLELAVEADDEETFNEAVAELDVLEEKLAQLEFRRMFSGEYDSADCYLDIQAGSGGTEAQDWASMLTRMYLRWAEARGFKTEIIEESEGEVAGIKSVTIKIIGDYAYGWLRTETGVHRLVRKSPFDSGGRRHTSFSSAFVYPEVDEDIDIEINPADLRIDVYRASGAGGQHVNRTESAVRITHIPTGLVTQCQNDRSQHKNKDQAMKQMKAKLYELEMQKKNAEKQAMEDNKSDIGWGSQIRSYVLDDSRIKDLRTGVETRNTQAVLDGSLDQFIEASLKAGL; encoded by the exons ATGTTTGAAATTAATCCGGTAAAAAACCGTATTCAGGACCTCACGGAGCGCTCTGACGTTCTTAGGGGGTATCTT GACTACGATGCCAAGAAAGAGCGTCTTGAAGAAGTAAACGCCGAGCTGGAACAGCCGGACGTCTGGAACGAACCTGAACGCGCACAGGCGCTGGGTAAAGAGCGTTCCTCTCTCGAAGCTATCGTAGATACGCTGGATCAAATGGCTCAGGGGCTGGAAGATGTTTCCGGTTTGCTCGAGCTGGCCGTCGAAGCCGACGACGAAGAAACCTTTAACGAAGCCGTGGCAGAACTCGACGTGCTGGAAGAGAAGCTGGCGCAGCTGGAATTCCGTCGTATGTTCTCCGGCGAATACGACAGCGCTGACTGTTACCTCGATATTCAGGCAGGTTCTGGCGGTACCGAAGCGCAGGACTGGGCCAGCATGCTGACGCGTATGTACCTGCGTTGGGCAGAAGCGCGCGGCTTCAAAACCGAAATCATCGAAGAGTCTGAAGGTGAAGTGGCCGGTATTAAATCCGTCACCATCAAGATCATTGGCGACTACGCCTACGGCTGGCTGCGTACCGAGACCGGCGTTCACCGTCTGGTGCGTAAGAGCCCGTTCGACTCCGGTGGCCGTCGCCATACCTCCTTCAGCTCGGCGTTTGTTTACCCGGAAGTTGACGAAGATATTGATATCGAAATTAACCCGGCGGACCTGCGTATTGACGTTTATCGCGCCTCCGGTGCGGGTGGTCAGCACGTTAACCGTACGGAATCGGCGGTGCGTATTACCCACATTCCAACCGGGCTGGTAACACAATGCCAGAACGACCGTTCCCAGCATAAGAACAAAGACCAGGCCATGAAGCAGATGAAAGCGAAGCTTTATGAGCTGGAGATGCAGAAGAAAAATGCTGAGAAACAGGCGATGGAAGATAACAAGTCCGACATCGGTTGGGGCAGCCAGATCCGTTCTTACGTCCTTGATGACTCCCGCATCAAAGACCTGCGTACCGGGGTTGAAACCCGTAACACGCAGGCGGTGCTGGACGGCAGCCTGGACCAATTTATCGAAGCAAGTTTGAAAGCAGGGTTATGA
- the recJ gene encoding single-stranded-DNA-specific exonuclease RecJ yields the protein MKAPIKLRRREAVEPVDLPDDLPPLLKRLYASRGVRSAEDLERSVKGMLPWQQLNGIEKAIEMLYNALREGTRIVVVGDFDADGATSTALSVLSLRALGCDNVTYLVPNRFEDGYGLSPEVVDQAHARGAQMIMTVDNGISSHAGVDHAHALGIPVLVTDHHLPGETLPDAEAIINPNLRDCDFPSKSLAGVGVAFYLMLALRTLLRDKGWFESRGIAIPNLAEYLDLVALGTVADVVPLDTNNRILTWQGLSRIRAGKCRPGIKALLEIANRDPLKLAASDLGFALGPRLNAAGRLDDMSVGVALLLCDNIGEARVLANELDALNQTRKEIEQGMQAEALTLCEKLERSGETLPGGLAMYHPEWHQGVVGILASRIKERFHRPVIAFAPAGDGTLKGSGRSIQGLHMRDALERLDTLYPGLMIKFGGHAMAAGLSLEEAKFDEFQRLFGELVTDWIDPALLQGEVVSDGELSPHEMTMDVAQMLRDAGPWGQMFPEPLFDGRFRLLQQRIVGERHLKVMVEPVGGGPLLDGIAFNVDTAIWPDNGVREVELAYKLDINEFRGNRTLQIIIDNIWPI from the coding sequence GTGAAAGCCCCGATAAAATTGCGCCGCCGCGAGGCGGTTGAACCGGTTGATTTGCCAGACGATCTCCCACCCCTGCTGAAGCGTCTCTACGCCAGCCGCGGCGTGCGCAGTGCTGAGGATCTTGAACGCAGCGTCAAAGGGATGCTGCCCTGGCAGCAGCTCAACGGCATCGAAAAAGCCATCGAAATGCTCTACAACGCGCTCCGTGAGGGAACGCGTATTGTGGTGGTAGGGGATTTCGATGCAGATGGCGCAACCAGTACGGCCTTGAGCGTATTGAGTCTGCGCGCGCTGGGCTGCGATAACGTCACTTACCTTGTGCCGAACCGCTTTGAAGACGGTTACGGCCTCAGCCCGGAAGTGGTCGATCAGGCTCACGCCCGCGGGGCACAGATGATCATGACCGTTGATAACGGGATCTCTTCCCATGCAGGTGTCGATCATGCGCACGCGCTGGGGATCCCGGTGTTGGTCACCGATCACCACTTGCCGGGTGAAACATTGCCGGACGCTGAAGCGATCATCAATCCCAACCTGCGCGACTGCGATTTCCCGTCAAAATCTCTCGCCGGTGTGGGGGTAGCGTTTTATCTGATGCTGGCGCTGCGGACCCTGCTTCGTGATAAGGGCTGGTTCGAATCACGCGGTATCGCCATACCAAACCTGGCCGAATATCTCGACCTGGTGGCGCTGGGTACCGTCGCGGATGTCGTGCCGCTCGATACCAATAACCGTATTTTGACCTGGCAGGGCTTAAGCCGCATTCGCGCGGGCAAGTGCCGTCCGGGGATTAAGGCGCTGCTGGAAATTGCCAACCGCGATCCGCTCAAGCTGGCGGCAAGTGATTTGGGTTTTGCCCTCGGGCCGCGTCTGAACGCTGCCGGAAGGCTGGACGATATGTCCGTCGGTGTGGCGCTGCTGCTGTGCGATAACATCGGCGAAGCGCGCGTCCTGGCCAATGAGCTCGACGCGTTGAACCAGACCCGTAAAGAGATAGAGCAGGGAATGCAGGCCGAAGCGCTGACCCTTTGCGAAAAACTCGAACGCAGCGGTGAAACGCTGCCGGGCGGGCTGGCGATGTATCATCCTGAGTGGCATCAGGGTGTGGTTGGCATTCTGGCCTCGCGCATTAAAGAGCGCTTCCACCGCCCGGTGATCGCGTTTGCCCCGGCTGGTGACGGCACGCTGAAAGGCTCTGGCCGTTCGATTCAGGGTCTTCACATGCGTGATGCACTGGAGCGTCTGGATACGCTGTACCCGGGCCTGATGATCAAATTTGGCGGCCATGCGATGGCGGCGGGTCTGTCGCTGGAAGAGGCGAAATTTGACGAATTTCAGCGGCTATTTGGTGAACTGGTCACCGACTGGATTGACCCTGCCTTGTTGCAGGGAGAAGTGGTGTCCGACGGCGAGCTCTCACCGCATGAGATGACAATGGACGTGGCGCAGATGCTGCGCGATGCCGGTCCGTGGGGACAGATGTTCCCTGAACCGCTGTTCGACGGCCGTTTCCGCCTGCTTCAGCAACGTATCGTCGGCGAGCGTCATCTGAAAGTCATGGTTGAGCCCGTTGGCGGCGGACCGCTGCTGGACGGCATCGCCTTCAACGTCGATACGGCCATCTGGCCGGACAACGGCGTGCGCGAGGTCGAACTGGCATACAAACTGGATATCAACGAGTTTCGCGGAAACCGCACCCTTCAGATCATCATCGACAATATCTGGCCAATTTAG
- the dsbC gene encoding bifunctional protein-disulfide isomerase/oxidoreductase DsbC yields the protein MKKSFALFTLLAASFTGFAHADDAAIKQSLAKLGVTSSDIQSAPVAGMKTVLTNSGVLYVTEDGKHIIQGPMYDVSGAQPVNVTNQLLMKNLNALEKEMIVYKAAQEKHVITVFTDITCGYCHKLHEQMKDYNALGITVRYLAFPRAGVQSQPEQDMKAIWCAKDRNKAFDDAMSGKEVKSASCDIDIANHYALGVQFGVSGTPAIVLSNGYVVPGYQGPKEMKEFLDAHQKQFGGK from the coding sequence ATGAAAAAGTCTTTCGCGCTGTTCACCCTGCTGGCAGCCTCTTTTACCGGGTTCGCCCATGCGGATGACGCCGCTATTAAACAGTCACTGGCTAAACTGGGCGTTACCAGCAGCGACATCCAGTCTGCACCGGTTGCCGGGATGAAAACGGTACTGACTAACAGCGGCGTGCTGTATGTCACCGAAGACGGCAAACATATTATTCAGGGGCCAATGTATGACGTGAGCGGCGCGCAGCCGGTCAATGTCACCAACCAGCTGCTGATGAAAAACCTGAATGCGCTCGAAAAAGAGATGATCGTCTATAAAGCGGCGCAGGAAAAACATGTGATTACCGTCTTCACCGACATCACCTGTGGCTACTGCCACAAGCTCCATGAGCAGATGAAAGACTATAACGCGCTGGGCATTACCGTGCGTTACCTGGCCTTCCCGCGTGCAGGCGTGCAGAGCCAGCCAGAGCAAGACATGAAAGCGATTTGGTGTGCGAAAGATCGCAACAAAGCGTTTGACGATGCGATGAGCGGTAAAGAGGTTAAGTCTGCGTCCTGCGATATCGATATTGCTAACCACTACGCGCTGGGCGTGCAGTTCGGCGTAAGCGGTACGCCAGCGATTGTCCTGAGCAATGGCTATGTTGTGCCGGGTTACCAGGGACCAAAAGAGATGAAAGAGTTCCTCGACGCGCACCAGAAACAGTTTGGTGGTAAATAA
- the xerD gene encoding site-specific tyrosine recombinase XerD has product MEKDLALVEQFLDALWLEKNLAENTLSAYRRDLTMLVEWLARRELSLASAQSDDLQALLAERVEGGYKATSSARLLSAMRRLFQHLYREKIREDDPSALLASPKLPQRLPKDLSEAQVERLLQSPAVDLPLELRDKAMLELLYATGLRVSELVGLTMSDISLRQGVVRVIGKGNKERLVPLGEEAVYWLETYLEHGRPWLLNGVSIDVLFPSQRAQQMTRQTFWHRIKHYATLAGIDSEKLSPHVLRHAFATHLLNHGADLRVVQMLLGHSDLSTTQIYTHVATERLRQLHQQHHPRA; this is encoded by the coding sequence GTGGAAAAGGATCTCGCACTCGTTGAACAGTTTCTCGATGCGCTGTGGCTGGAGAAAAATCTGGCCGAGAACACGCTCAGTGCCTATCGGCGCGATCTCACCATGCTGGTGGAGTGGCTGGCGCGTCGCGAATTATCGCTGGCGAGTGCGCAAAGCGACGACCTTCAGGCGCTGCTCGCGGAACGGGTTGAAGGGGGCTATAAGGCCACCAGTTCTGCACGCTTGCTCAGCGCGATGCGTCGGCTGTTCCAGCATCTCTACCGTGAGAAGATTCGGGAAGACGATCCGAGTGCGCTTCTGGCGTCCCCTAAACTCCCGCAGCGGCTGCCGAAAGATCTCAGCGAAGCACAAGTTGAGAGATTATTACAGTCACCTGCTGTTGACCTGCCGCTGGAGTTACGCGATAAAGCCATGCTTGAGCTATTGTATGCTACCGGTTTGCGTGTCTCTGAACTGGTTGGCCTGACGATGAGCGACATCAGCCTGCGTCAGGGCGTGGTGCGCGTCATCGGTAAAGGAAATAAGGAAAGGCTGGTGCCGCTGGGAGAAGAAGCGGTTTACTGGCTGGAAACGTATCTTGAGCATGGCCGTCCATGGTTGCTCAATGGCGTGTCTATCGACGTCCTGTTTCCGAGCCAGCGCGCACAGCAGATGACACGACAAACGTTCTGGCATCGCATCAAGCATTACGCCACACTGGCGGGTATCGACAGTGAAAAGCTTTCGCCGCACGTATTGCGTCACGCTTTCGCGACGCATCTGTTAAACCACGGCGCAGATTTACGCGTGGTGCAGATGCTACTGGGACACAGCGATCTTTCTACGACGCAAATTTACACCCATGTCGCGACGGAACGCCTGCGGCAGCTACACCAACAGCACCACCCTCGTGCGTGA
- the fldB gene encoding flavodoxin FldB, translating to MNIGLFYGSSTCYTEMAAEKIRDIIGPELVTLHNLKDDAVALMEQYDVLILGIPTWDFGEIQEDWEAIWDQLDSVNLDGKIIAMYGMGDQLGYGEWFLDALGMLHDKLVPKGATFIGYWPTEGYEFTSQKPIIADGQLFVGLALDETNQYDLSDERLQAWCEQILGEMAEKFS from the coding sequence ATGAATATTGGTCTTTTCTATGGTTCCAGCACCTGCTACACCGAAATGGCGGCAGAGAAAATTCGCGACATCATTGGCCCCGAACTGGTGACGTTGCATAACCTGAAAGATGACGCGGTCGCGCTGATGGAACAGTACGATGTACTGATCCTCGGTATCCCAACCTGGGATTTTGGTGAGATACAGGAAGACTGGGAAGCCATCTGGGATCAGCTCGATTCAGTCAATCTCGACGGCAAAATTATTGCGATGTACGGCATGGGCGATCAGTTGGGCTACGGCGAATGGTTTCTTGATGCACTTGGCATGCTGCATGACAAACTGGTACCGAAAGGGGCGACGTTTATCGGCTACTGGCCAACCGAAGGATACGAGTTCACCAGTCAAAAACCGATCATTGCCGACGGCCAGCTGTTTGTCGGACTCGCGCTGGATGAAACCAATCAGTACGATCTCAGCGACGAGCGCCTGCAGGCCTGGTGCGAACAGATACTTGGCGAAATGGCAGAAAAATTTAGCTAA
- a CDS encoding protein YgfX: MVLWQSDLRVSWRSQWMSLMLHGLVAAIVLLMPWPLSYTPLWLLLLSFVVFDSVRSQRRINARQGEIKLLMDSRLRWQGKEWDILGMPWMLNSGMMLRLRNVDGGRCQHLWLAADSMDASEWRDLRRMLLQQPTQE; this comes from the coding sequence GTGGTCCTGTGGCAATCTGATCTTCGCGTCTCGTGGCGCTCGCAGTGGATGTCGTTAATGCTCCACGGCCTGGTTGCGGCCATCGTGTTACTCATGCCATGGCCCCTGAGCTATACACCGCTGTGGCTGCTATTACTTTCGTTTGTCGTTTTTGACAGCGTACGCAGCCAGCGTCGCATTAATGCTCGTCAGGGTGAGATCAAGTTACTGATGGATTCCCGCCTGCGCTGGCAGGGAAAAGAGTGGGATATTCTGGGTATGCCATGGATGCTCAACTCCGGCATGATGTTACGGTTACGCAATGTGGACGGCGGGCGTTGCCAGCACCTGTGGCTGGCGGCTGACAGTATGGATGCTTCAGAATGGCGAGATCTGCGCCGGATGTTGTTGCAACAGCCGACGCAGGAGTAA
- the sdhE gene encoding FAD assembly factor SdhE has translation MDINNKARIHWACRRGMRELDISIMPFFEYEYDSLSDDDKRLFVRLLESDDPDLFNWLMNHGKPADTELQRMVQLIQTRNRERGPVAI, from the coding sequence ATGGATATTAACAACAAGGCCCGTATTCACTGGGCATGCCGTCGCGGCATGCGTGAACTTGATATTTCCATCATGCCTTTCTTCGAATATGAGTATGACAGCTTAAGCGATGATGATAAGCGGCTGTTTGTTCGCCTGCTTGAGTCTGACGATCCAGATTTATTCAACTGGCTGATGAACCACGGCAAACCCGCCGACACCGAGTTGCAACGGATGGTGCAATTAATTCAAACACGGAATCGGGAACGTGGTCCTGTGGCAATCTGA
- the ygfZ gene encoding tRNA-modifying protein YgfZ, with the protein MAFTPFSPRQPAASARLPLTLISLDDWALATLAGADAEKYLQGQVTADVSQMTEHQHLLAAHCDPKGKMWSNLRLFRRQDGFAFIERRSLRDAQLKELKKYAVFSKVTIVPDDEHVLLGVAGFQARAALKNLFAELPDAEKQVVSEGATSILWFEHPAERFLLVTDAATAERVTEALRGEAQLNNSQQWLALNIEAGLPIIDAANSAQFIPQATNLQALGGISFKKGCYTGQEMVARAKFRGANKRALWTLAGHASRVPEAGEDLELKMGDNWRRTGTVLAAVQLDDGRLLVQAVMNNDMEADSVFRVRDDANTLSIEPLPYSLEE; encoded by the coding sequence ATGGCATTTACACCATTTTCTCCTCGCCAGCCCGCCGCCTCTGCGCGTCTGCCGCTGACGCTTATTTCTCTTGATGACTGGGCGCTGGCGACGCTCGCCGGCGCCGACGCCGAAAAATACCTCCAGGGCCAGGTCACCGCCGACGTCAGCCAGATGACCGAACACCAGCACCTGCTGGCGGCGCATTGTGACCCCAAAGGCAAAATGTGGAGCAATCTGCGTCTTTTCCGCCGTCAGGACGGTTTTGCCTTTATTGAACGCCGCAGCCTGCGAGATGCGCAGCTCAAAGAGCTGAAAAAGTATGCAGTCTTTTCCAAAGTCACTATCGTCCCGGACGACGAACATGTTCTGCTGGGCGTGGCGGGCTTCCAGGCACGTGCCGCGCTGAAAAATCTGTTTGCTGAGCTGCCGGATGCAGAAAAACAGGTCGTCAGCGAGGGGGCCACCTCCATCCTGTGGTTTGAACATCCGGCGGAGCGCTTCCTGCTTGTCACGGATGCCGCAACCGCCGAACGCGTCACCGAAGCACTGCGCGGCGAAGCGCAGCTCAACAACAGCCAGCAGTGGCTGGCGCTGAATATTGAAGCCGGTCTGCCGATCATTGACGCCGCCAACAGCGCGCAGTTTATTCCACAGGCCACTAACCTGCAGGCGCTGGGCGGCATCAGCTTTAAAAAAGGCTGTTACACCGGCCAGGAGATGGTGGCGCGTGCAAAATTCCGTGGGGCAAATAAACGTGCACTGTGGACACTGGCAGGTCATGCCAGCCGCGTACCGGAAGCGGGTGAAGATTTAGAGCTGAAAATGGGCGATAACTGGCGCCGTACCGGCACCGTGTTAGCCGCCGTACAGCTGGATGATGGTCGTCTTTTAGTCCAGGCCGTCATGAA